Proteins found in one Dermacentor silvarum isolate Dsil-2018 chromosome 8, BIME_Dsil_1.4, whole genome shotgun sequence genomic segment:
- the LOC119462118 gene encoding fez family zinc finger protein 2: protein MGEPLPTSQVGSDSELDVEDDDEEDSGSTRAEPSSSAKKAASALGFSIARIMAPDKAHRNSASSAACSLSAMLHDWRRKLQASGASWIRPSLPYGGPHPNPGVERQDSTLALGIATTALSQLARLHQGSGGGLVYPWLQQASDGGLASSTPASVLPDIATHGEQATARLVRPQPRLATMACEVLKHSRLQETEKAAGGGGGGGSGGAGGGSGAGNKQKTFTCTECGKVFNAHYNLTRHMPVHTGARPFVCKVCGKGFRQASTLCRHKIIHTQEKPHKCATCGKAFNRSSTLNTHVRIHAGFKPWVCEYCGKGFHQKGNYKNHRLTHTGEKAYKCSVCNKAFHQVYNLTFHMHTHNDKKPYTCKVCGKGFCRNFDLKKHSRKLHESVVASSTTPSRRPSPAETAAVARFQQLHAPFVAASGILVDRAMMPAALL from the coding sequence ATGGGGGAACCACTGCCGACGAGCCAGGTGGGCTCGGACTCAGAGCTGGAcgtcgaagacgacgacgaggaagaCTCCGGCAGCACCAGAGCCGAGCCGTCCTCATCCGCCAAGAAGGCGGCCAGCGCCCTGGGCTTCTCCATCGCGCGCATCATGGCCCCGGACAAGGCGCACAGAAACAGCGCGTCTTCCGCAGCCTGCTCGCTCTCGGCAATGCTCCACGACTGGCGCCGAAAGCTGCAGGCCTCCGGGGCGTCCTGGATCAGGCCTTCTCTGCCGTACGGCGGCCCTCATCCCAACCCTGGAGTCGAGCGTCAGGACTCGACGCTAGCTCTGGGCATCGCCACGACAGCGCTGAGTCAGCTGGCCAGGCTACACCAGGGAAGCGGCGGCGGTCTCGTCTACCCGTGGCTGCAGCAGGCTTCCGACGGAGGCCTCGCCTCTTCGACGCCCGCGTCGGTGTTGCCAGACATCGCGACACACGGAGAGCAGGCAACGGCGAGGCTGGTGCGACCTCAGCCGCGCCTGGCAACCATGGCGTGCGAGGTGCTGAAGCACTCCAGGCTGCAGGAGACGGAAAAGGCcgccggcggtggtggtggcggagGCTCCGGCGGAGCGGGCGGAGGCAGCGGAGCCGGCAACAAGCAGAAGACATTCACGTGCACCGAGTGCGGGAAGGTGTTCAACGCGCACTACAACCTAACGCGACACATGCCCGTGCACACGGGCGCCCGTCCGTTCGTGTGCAAGGTGTGCGGCAAGGGCTTCCGGCAGGCCAGCACGCTGTGCCGCCACAAGATCATCCACACCCAGGAGAAGCCTCACAAGTGCGCCACGTGCGGCAAGGCGTTCAACCGCAGCTCGACGCTGAACACTCACGTGCGGATCCACGCGGGCTTCAAGCCCTGGGTGTGCGAGTACTGCGGCAAAGGTTTCCACCAGAAGGGCAACTACAAGAACCACCGGCTCACGCACACGGGCGAGAAGGCGTACAAGTGCAGCGTGTGCAACAAGGCCTTCCACCAGGTGTACAACCTCACCTTCCACATGCACACGCACAACGACAAGAAGCCCTACACGTGCAAAGTGTGCGGCAAGGGGTTCTGCAGGAACTTTGACCTCAAGAAGCACTCGCGAAAGCTTCACGAGAGCGTCGTCGCGTCCAGCACAACTCCGTCGCGCCGACCGTCGCCCGCCGAGACCGCGGCGGTGGCGAGGTTCCAGCAGCTGCACGCCCCGTTCGTGGCCGCGTCCGGGATTCTCGTCGACCGAGCCATGATGCCCGCCGCGCTCCTCTGA